A genomic segment from Chloroflexota bacterium encodes:
- a CDS encoding DUF177 domain-containing protein, translating to MIETNLTAFNVAQLLKEPIGSTRVYDVVALLDSDEAAVAQVEPLLGKVRMLRTNRGILVESTLTGEVIVPCSRCLTSIQVPVTLDVEEEFQPTIDVVRGTYLKFEEEDSALLINDQHILDLEEVLRQALLLALPMQVLCRQDCGGLCPICGRDRNVESCDCDTAEIDARWQDLSVLLSELDTQ from the coding sequence ATGATAGAGACAAATCTGACTGCATTCAACGTTGCCCAGCTCCTGAAGGAGCCTATCGGATCGACCCGGGTGTACGATGTCGTCGCCCTGCTCGATTCGGATGAAGCGGCGGTTGCCCAGGTTGAGCCCCTGCTGGGCAAGGTCAGGATGCTGCGCACCAATCGAGGAATCCTGGTTGAGAGCACCTTGACGGGAGAAGTCATCGTGCCATGTAGTCGCTGCCTGACAAGCATCCAGGTTCCTGTCACATTGGATGTAGAAGAGGAATTCCAGCCGACGATCGATGTTGTGCGCGGCACCTATTTGAAGTTCGAAGAAGAGGACAGTGCTCTGCTGATCAATGACCAGCATATCCTCGACCTGGAAGAGGTGCTGCGACAGGCATTATTACTGGCGCTCCCCATGCAGGTCCTCTGCAGACAAGACTGTGGTGGTCTCTGCCCGATCTGTGGTCGTGACCGGAATGTGGAAAGTTGTGACTGCGATACCGCTGAGATCGATGCAAGATGGCAGGATTTAAGCGTGTTGCTCAGTGAATTGGATACTCAATAG